Sequence from the Nitrincola iocasae genome:
AGTGGCTGCTCCTCCCAATACAATACCCGCAGTGACGCTTTCAATGATGACTCGGATATTATCATCGTTAAGGTCACAGGCTATGGAGCACCGAAAAACACCTTTGCTAATGCCGCACAGCGCCGCCTGATGACTATGCGAGCATCTGAGATCGATGCGTATCGCAAAGTAGCTGAGCAGGTTTCCGGAATTTATATCAGCGGCGACAGTGATCTGAACAACTTCATGGCCGGTGATGATCGCCTGAGAACTCAAATTAACACTTTCATTCAGGGCGCCTCAATTACTCACCAGGAGATGCTGGATGATGGCGTTGCGTTGACTCACATGTCTCTGCAAGTCAGCCGTAACCAACTGATCAGGATGCTGGAAAAGGAAAACAGCAATCCGGTCCGCCGGGGAGCCGGGTTAGTTCCTGGTGGAACGGTTCGTGATCCAGGCTATACCTTTTGACAGAAACAGATCCAGTCGCGCGACTCCATTGGTTTTAGTGAAAGGGTGATTCATGTCAACTAAATACTGGATCGTCAGTCTACTTTGCCTGCTACCCTGGCAGGCTTCTGCCCAGAACCTCCCGCCTGGGCCACAACAGCCCGTACAGTCGCAGGCAAGTGTTGAGCGCATCAGTAATGAGCTGGCCGCACTGGCCCGCACTGAAATCCGCGCAGGCAACCACAAGCGCTTCCTATTGCAACAGCAAGGGTCTAGCCTGGAAGCGCTTCCTGACAGTTTTATATTTGATTACCCCCCGGCCGGAACGCACGGACAGATTCAGCAAATTTTCTGGAATGAACCCGAAAGCCTGTTTGCACTGGTCAATCTGGGCAAGCAACATCAGGTTCTGCCCGGCCACTTGCTGCGTTACAGCAAACGTTATCCGGGCCATGCAACACTTCCCGGCGGTGTGCTGATGATTTTGCAAACCTTTGAGCAACAAAGTTATGCGCAGATTCTTCAGGCTAACCGTGTACCTGCCGTCAACGACCCCATAGAGTGACCCCTCATGCGCCGGATTATATGTCTGCTACTACTCAGCCTGATCATTGCTTCACCTCTACAGGCCGAAGTACCGCGCACTATTGAAGCGGAGGGAACAGCAACAATCACAAATGGTGATCTGATTACAGCCAGACGCACAGCCGTTAACCAGGCTGCGGAAATGGCTACAAGGCGAGCTTCAACATTTGTCTCTTCAAGCTCAGAAGTAAGGGATGGCGCACTGGTCAGCGACAACACCCGCATCACCAGCAATGGGCTACTACATGACATTCATGTTATTGAAGAACACCTGAACGGCAATGAACTCACCGTCAGAATCCGGGCGCAGGTAAGTGGCGCTCAGGGCTGTCCCGGCGGCATGGAAGAAAGTGCTTATCAGCGTAATATCGGCTTCACTGCTTTTCCTATGACACAACCCTCACAAGCCAACGCCGGTGGCCTGCATCAGATAGCTACACAGCTACCCGAGTTAATGGCACGCGAGCTAAAGCAAAGTCCGGGCTTCAACAGCCACACAGCTACCCATCTGACATTACACCCCAACCTGCAAAACGCACCGACACAA
This genomic interval carries:
- a CDS encoding LPP20 family lipoprotein; amino-acid sequence: MNRLTSLMIALAALILISGCSSQYNTRSDAFNDDSDIIIVKVTGYGAPKNTFANAAQRRLMTMRASEIDAYRKVAEQVSGIYISGDSDLNNFMAGDDRLRTQINTFIQGASITHQEMLDDGVALTHMSLQVSRNQLIRMLEKENSNPVRRGAGLVPGGTVRDPGYTF